A single region of the Lysinibacillus sp. B2A1 genome encodes:
- a CDS encoding thiazolinyl imide reductase subfamily, with protein MTQKLRVLVCGTRFGQFYLEAIQLSPLFELAGILAQGSQRSKHCASVYETNLYTDIEDIPHDIDIACIVVPTSVMGGSGTELAIAFMKRGIHVLLEQPVHYQNLIDCYRMAKQQCVKFMVGDLYGNLPFVNKFIEVAQTIMQQEQPLYLNIDMATQVSFPLAHILTKLLGNVQPWEVKDVITGNMPFQLLSAMLKDIPTTIRAQNQVDVAVSDSYMHLMHHITLGFDSGKLTLFDTNGPVLWTPRMQIPNNIPLVPRDLEQEAPLSLTSSVIEDFTSKNNATYQDILTKTWPSAILQDIERLANWITHDMNSIKMGKEGQQMLQAAQLWSGLTSALGYPNDCERVPQSFLNIEDIKLQLRKKESMEVHYKQLTIDGVQQAVTQFNEVCLKTILLELQKNNIFTSKNRIYRADEISHAIQIADRFQFILTRWLTALTNHGYVICLDTGFVLNYPVLTPKEVERAWQELKSVWSDQLMPAKVMNYFYRHAELLGDLLTGKQSAVQLLFQEGEMDVATSLYKDTMIAHFLNKEVASIVTAQIAIKNKVNILEIGAGTGATTKEVIDSILKNQLHNNMSCYLFSDISNYFINEAKKSLQHIQWLEFMKMDIEDRKDISLIENGSQDMILAAGVLNNVKNTKEILWMLQSLLKKDGLIILTEADGESIQMLISQVFMMEPANDKRVETSSTFLTTAQWLEIFNEVGFRCISIQPDKGHKLYPLGQRLFVLEKMKGGS; from the coding sequence GTGACCCAAAAGTTACGTGTTCTTGTATGCGGCACAAGATTTGGCCAATTTTATTTAGAGGCTATCCAGCTTTCGCCACTTTTTGAACTAGCAGGGATTCTTGCACAAGGCAGTCAAAGGTCTAAACATTGTGCAAGTGTATATGAGACAAATTTATATACGGATATCGAGGACATACCTCATGACATTGATATTGCTTGCATTGTTGTTCCTACAAGCGTGATGGGAGGTTCGGGCACAGAGCTTGCAATAGCGTTCATGAAAAGGGGCATTCATGTTTTATTAGAACAGCCAGTACATTATCAAAATTTAATCGACTGTTACCGAATGGCAAAACAACAGTGTGTTAAGTTTATGGTAGGAGATTTATATGGTAATTTACCCTTCGTCAACAAATTCATAGAAGTTGCTCAAACTATAATGCAGCAAGAACAGCCTTTATATTTGAATATCGATATGGCAACCCAGGTTTCATTTCCACTAGCTCATATCTTAACAAAATTACTTGGTAATGTTCAGCCCTGGGAGGTAAAGGATGTGATTACTGGCAATATGCCGTTTCAATTGCTTTCCGCCATGCTAAAAGATATTCCAACAACGATACGAGCACAAAATCAAGTGGATGTTGCTGTCTCTGATAGTTATATGCATTTAATGCATCACATTACATTAGGGTTCGATAGTGGTAAATTGACTCTTTTTGATACGAATGGACCTGTACTATGGACACCTAGAATGCAAATCCCTAATAATATTCCACTAGTTCCAAGAGATTTGGAACAGGAAGCTCCCCTCTCACTCACTAGCTCGGTGATAGAGGATTTTACATCAAAAAATAATGCTACCTATCAAGACATTCTGACAAAGACTTGGCCTTCTGCTATTTTACAGGATATTGAGAGATTAGCAAATTGGATTACCCATGATATGAATTCGATCAAGATGGGAAAAGAGGGGCAACAGATGCTTCAAGCTGCACAGCTATGGAGTGGACTAACGAGTGCCTTAGGTTATCCAAATGATTGTGAGCGAGTACCACAGTCATTTTTAAATATTGAGGATATAAAATTACAGCTTCGAAAAAAAGAATCTATGGAAGTACACTATAAACAGCTAACAATTGATGGTGTTCAACAGGCTGTTACACAGTTTAATGAGGTTTGTTTAAAAACGATTCTTCTTGAGCTCCAGAAAAACAATATCTTTACTTCGAAGAATAGGATATATCGTGCTGATGAAATTTCCCATGCTATTCAAATCGCTGATAGATTTCAATTTATTCTTACAAGATGGTTAACAGCACTAACTAATCATGGTTATGTAATCTGTCTAGATACAGGCTTTGTATTAAACTATCCAGTATTGACGCCTAAGGAGGTAGAGAGGGCGTGGCAAGAGCTTAAATCAGTATGGTCAGATCAATTGATGCCTGCAAAAGTCATGAATTACTTTTATAGACACGCTGAACTACTGGGAGATTTACTAACGGGTAAGCAATCTGCTGTCCAGTTACTATTTCAAGAGGGTGAGATGGATGTAGCTACATCCTTATATAAGGATACAATGATTGCCCATTTCCTGAATAAAGAAGTCGCCAGCATTGTTACAGCACAGATTGCAATAAAGAATAAAGTAAATATCTTAGAAATAGGCGCAGGAACTGGTGCAACCACTAAAGAAGTCATTGATAGCATTCTGAAAAATCAGCTACACAATAACATGAGTTGCTATTTATTTAGTGATATTTCTAATTATTTTATTAATGAAGCAAAGAAATCATTACAGCATATTCAGTGGCTAGAATTTATGAAAATGGATATAGAAGATAGGAAGGATATATCTTTGATTGAGAATGGTTCTCAGGATATGATTCTTGCTGCTGGTGTGTTAAATAATGTGAAAAATACAAAGGAAATATTATGGATGCTTCAATCGCTATTAAAAAAAGATGGTTTAATTATATTAACAGAAGCAGATGGTGAATCCATACAAATGTTAATTTCACAAGTCTTTATGATGGAGCCTGCGAATGATAAAAGAGTGGAAACATCATCTACTTTTTTAACGACAGCTCAATGGCTGGAAATATTTAATGAGGTGGGATTCAGATGTATTTCAATACAACCTGATAAGGGACATAAATTATATCCACTAGGTCAACGATTATTTGTTTTAGAAAAAATGAAAGGAGGAAGTTGA
- a CDS encoding thioesterase, which yields MDSKIWFPFSRDNRSDVNVFCFHHAGGSASNYKEWVSKCTQVNMYSVELPGKATRRSEEPMLNIAEVSVKIAQAITHISVNKKVVLFGHSMGAAIAFEVAHYLETNTNTQLELLVVASRQAPHCQSKDKYHSSMPDQNLIEELYRLGGTPSLLLENKEFLNFVIPSIKNDYCLHESLCYKEQKLNTPIIAHFGEEDPDLTITDLRRWQEVANRDLILQKFQGGHFFLYEIEDSYLQSLEDTIMQGSEGIR from the coding sequence ATGGATTCGAAAATATGGTTTCCATTCTCACGCGATAATCGTAGTGATGTCAATGTATTTTGTTTTCATCATGCAGGAGGATCAGCCTCAAACTATAAAGAGTGGGTAAGTAAATGCACACAAGTAAATATGTATAGTGTAGAACTACCAGGGAAGGCAACAAGAAGAAGTGAGGAGCCCATGTTAAACATCGCTGAAGTAAGTGTCAAAATAGCTCAGGCAATTACACATATTTCAGTTAATAAAAAGGTAGTATTATTCGGTCATAGTATGGGCGCCGCCATTGCATTTGAAGTGGCGCACTATCTTGAAACAAATACTAATACACAACTAGAGCTTTTAGTCGTTGCGAGTCGTCAAGCACCTCATTGTCAGAGTAAGGATAAATATCATTCTTCAATGCCTGATCAGAATTTAATAGAGGAGTTATATCGACTTGGTGGTACACCATCATTGCTTTTAGAGAATAAGGAGTTTTTAAATTTTGTCATTCCATCCATCAAAAATGACTATTGCTTGCATGAATCACTTTGCTACAAGGAACAAAAATTAAATACGCCTATTATTGCTCATTTTGGTGAAGAGGACCCCGACCTTACCATCACAGATTTACGAAGATGGCAAGAGGTGGCGAATCGAGACTTAATTCTTCAAAAATTTCAGGGAGGGCACTTTTTCCTTTATGAAATAGA